In Manis javanica isolate MJ-LG chromosome X, MJ_LKY, whole genome shotgun sequence, the DNA window GCCAGCCCCACAGTCAGGCTGTCCACAGGGCCACACCTGGGCCATGCACCAAGCCAGGCTCCTCCCCCAGGCTCCGCACGCTGGACCTGATGCAGCAGACAGGGGTGCCCGCTGTCTGCTCCAAGCCTTATGCAGATGGTGGTGAAGGGATGCCCTGGGCGCTCACACAGCACCACCTTCCATTGCATTCCTGGCAGCTCTGCTGTGTTAACTCAAGCAGTTGAAGCAAATACCCCAGGCAGGGCAGCTAAAACCACAGACATTATTGTCCCCCATCCTAGAGTTGGACTCTGAGACCCAGGGCTGGCCCACCTGAGCCTCCCTCCTGGGAGTATAGacctgtcttctccctgtgtcctcagggGGTcggccctgtgtgtgtgtctgtgcccttATCCcctcttcctataaggacaccagtcctaagGTATCAGGACTCACTCTGATGACTTCATTTTACCTTAAAAGCCCACTAGCAGGAAGATATGGGCCATGAGGCAGCGAAAATCCTTGGTCAGACATGGGCAGGCAGAATGGCCCATACCACACACCTGCTACTGGACCTTTGTGATTAGAGGAAAAGGGCAAGCCCAAGGGGCTTGGCTCAGCACACGACCCCAAAGTGGCTGCAGTCAGCTGGCTTCCTCATCTCACATCCCTTCTCCTTTTCACTGGGGCCTATCTCTCTCCCCACTCAGCCACTATTTATGACAGGAGAAGCTTAAAATAATCTTGATACCAACTCTGGGATTTTTCATGGCCCCCCTCCCACCGCCCTACGATCTACAGGAATGTGCACCGGTGGTGGCCaggatggtgggtggggaaggatgtGCATGAGGAACCCAGAAAATGTTTCTGCAATCCCAGGTTGCTCAAAGTTGACATCACAGCTGTGTGTTAAGTTACTGATGCTCTGGCAGGGGATCTGATTTTGACAGGTGACCCCGGGGTGTGTGAGTAGGAAGGTAGCCACACACCAGACTCCAGTGGGATATTGCAGACCAAATAGGGATGTGGGGACCACCCCAGAGCCCTTTCAACTGCTGGAGATACCCCTAGAAGGGGTGCTGAGAAGGGAGGGCTCCTGCCCGTTAGAATCTAACCTCTGACCTGGTGTCTCTTCTGTGCATGCCTAGGTCCACCTGCGCGGCTGGGACATGGCCGCTGTGCTGCATTTCACAACCTTTCTGGTGCTACTGAGCTCAGCATGTTGCAGAGACCCCCAGCTGGGTAGGTAGGTGCAGGCACGTGCTCCAACACCCGGTCTGGTGAGAGGCTATTGGTGGTTGAGGCGGGAAGGGGAGCAGTTATCCTCCAGCCCAATCAGGGACTCAAAGGTGAGGGTGGTCCTACAATGCCAGCCCTCATCCCCAAACCCACCTGAGGCGACAGAGCTTCTGCCTACATGGGGAAAAGTTACTAAAACCTGCCAACTGAGAGACCTTCTGCACAGAGGTGGGAGAGAAGAGTGAATCTTATCATAAAGGGAGCAGAACACGAGAAGTAGGTGTGCCGTACAGTCGGCCCGCTGAGAGTCAGCCAGGCAGAAAGAGGTCTCAGCTGGTTATAGAGCCGGGTGCCTACCACCCGTGACCTAATGGGTTTGCAATTTGGAGCCAGGTGCCCACCGACGTTAGACCCccttctgggctttctgttctgctCCCTTGATCGATGAGCCTGTTTTTTATGTGAGTACCATGCtggtttgattactgtggctttgcaagATAGTGTGATACGTAGCCATCGGAAATGTTTGTATACGTGTGGAGAAAGCAAAGGGAGAAATCCTGAAAAAACAGTGAAGGTTGGGGCAGgggtcttttccccatttttttcaaCAGGGAAAATTAAACTCCCCCATGATTTAGGGTCACGCCCCACCCtgcatcctacactgctggcctCACTGAAAGGGGACagccctgtcctttctcctgtcctGAATGCTTGAAAAAGAATCTGCTCAAGGAGATAGACACACAACAGCCCCCGTCTTATTCCCACCCTGGGTACCGAGGGCTCCAAATCTGCACATTGCCTCCCACAATTATTTCCTGGGTGTGTTTATTGCTATCATTGACCTACGGGCTAAGcggcatctcactgtggttttgacagGCATTTCCCTAATAAGTAATGattctgagcatcttttcatgggtttGTGTCCCTGAATGGTTCCCTTTAAAACAGTTACTTTTACGCCCGTGTGAATGTGGCCtccataaaaacaacaaaaaccataCCCATCCACCCTGATGCTTGCCAAATGCCTTCCCTCAATGGTAACTATAAGGTCAATGGTGGGGGCGGGGACAAAGGGGGGTTACGTCCCAATCTCCACTAAGTGTTCATTCCGTTAAATTCTAGTCCAGGAGGACACGTCTCCTATTATCAACATGAAGCTAGATTCCAGGACAAGGATGTTGACGTGGAATTACGTGAGAAACGTGACCGAGCAGGAATGCAGACTAGACACCCCGCAGGGCTCCCCCACCATGCAAAGTCCACGGGTGAGTCCCCCCTGCCTTGTACACCTACAGCCTCCCTGGGACGGGCCTGTGGGCCAGAGCTGCTGACCTGACACCTTCTCCCCATGGACGTCCTGCATGTGCCATCGCATCACCCCGTTTCTTTACACTGTCCTCGCCTTAGGGACACAAACCCGAAGCACTGTCAGTAGGGCTTTTTGTAGACGACCACAGAGTTCAGTCCGTAAAGATGATAGTTTgggttttactgtgtttttagtGGAATGGCTCTTTATTCACTCCCCTCCTCAGCTGCACAGGGAGCCACTTTTCTGTGAGCCGTGGGCACGGTGCTTCCAAGCCCCTGCTTCCCAAACACGGCTGATCAAGTCTGTAAGGTGGCTGGGCCCTTTCTTTGCGTAGGCGTTGGGTGCCCTTCATAGCGTTCTGTGCACCCCTAGACCCGAGGCTACAACCGCTTCCCGGCTCCCCCAGCAAGGGGCAGCGTCGGGCTGCTGCCGATCTGTCTGTCTCCTTCGGCCTCTGCAGACTTGTTTAAAGGGTTTACGCTCCTGGAGcaattacagaagagaaaactagtTCTTTGTAGGGGCTGGGCTCTAATGTTTCTAATGGACTGGCTGGCTGAGGCTTTGGCTGGCAAGGCGCTCCTGAGGTGCTTTCCGACCCCTTTTATCTGAGTAGCAGCTTGTGACCCCCTCCTTTCTGAAGACTTCCTTAGGGGATTGCTTATcgtgttttttttaaacttgaggGCCTCTTTTTTTCAACCTCAGCTTTGACCGaggttttcttctttggtaaatTCAGAAAACACGGCTGTGGCATTTCTTTCCTGGGGGCACACAGGTTTGGGTTTTGGAGGAGGCGGAATTCGAAATAAGTGTTTTTCTGCCAGTGCAGAGAGCAGCCTGCTTCCTCGGgaacagagccaggcctgggctgaACCTTTGAGTGGTGGTTCCTCAAACCTGCATTTCTGTATTCCCCTCCCCTCCGGCCCCTGGGGGAATCAGCTGGGGGCTAGGGCAGAGGCTCAACACCGAGCAACGAAATAACTCAGTGTATCcataaatatgtaagtaaatgAGACGAAATCTCCCACCTATCCAGAGACCTGTGCACAAAggcagaagagacagaaaatagtttTGTCACTGCAGAAGCATGAACCAGGCTGGACCGTGCCCAGTGGGCCATCTTCCAGGACACTGCACAGACAGGCAgaacctcccctcccctccgGGCAGGCAGGTAGCATCCCTCACACACAGGTAGGAAAGCTAAGGCTTCTCCCCGGGTCTGGACAACCAGGAATTACCTCTTGGGGCAGGAAGTAGGACCCCTAACTGATGCACGCTTTGCATATGAGGCCCCCCAAGACCCCAACACAGACATTCCTGGGACGCCAAACCATCCCGAGGTCCACTTTTTAAAGAGCTCTCCACGCATCTCGGGGTGGCCCTGAGAGCCAAGACAATGCAAGTTTCTCCAGGGAATGCCAACGGGAGGGGAATCAgggcattttctttcctttttggaaCTGGGGaagattaattttcttttttagatttgcATTCAGGCTTACAGGGCACAACTGGGATATTTTTGTGAGTCCTTGCCTACCTGAGAAGTTCCTTCTCTACTCTTTTCGGGCACCACCACGCTCAGCTGTACCTCAACTTCTTTTGAGGTATTTTTCCCCTGGCTCTGAATAGGTTGACCCACACCGGGGGGCTTCTGTTTGCTGTTTTAAGGCGGGTCAATCATCCTGATTTATATGTCAATCACAGATTTTCCTGCTTTGGCATTTCCTGCTTTGTGATTCATAAGTGTTGTTCTAAGAACAATCCGCATTCCAGCCCGTATCCGTTTCTCCTCTTCCGTCGTCTTTGTTCCAAATCCTACGTTTCCTTTTGTGTTAGGATTTCCAGCGAACTGCTCTTACTATTTTTCTTCTGAAGCACATCCTTTTCACAAGAATGTGTTTCCATAGAAATGGGCATTGAATGTGTTCTATctctagaaaaaaaaaccctgcctaTTATTTCCCACGGCAGAACCATTTCCTGGACTCCTTACTTGGAGCCTGTTGATTCATCTTGGAAGGAGGGGGGCACCAAGCCCAGGCCTGGTTTGTGCCAGGGACAGAGTCTGGGAATCTGGAATTGCCCCCGTTGTAACTGGGGTGTATCCAGAAGCCCCTTTCAGAAGCGAGCTGCAGGGAAGATTCCTGAATGCAGGCCTGACTGGAGTCTTACAGGTCTTCACATCTCTGTTGATGCCCGCATCCCACAGGGGTCTGTGACGCTCCCTCCCCATGCCAACCCCCCAACTTCCATCCCTGGGACACTAGTTGGGGAAATAGAGTTATAAAGCAAATCCCCTGCCAACCCAGAAagtgaaaggcaaagaaaagagttGTATCCCTAAATGAGCATTAAAACCTGTGGACATAAAAGCAGAGGCTGTTCCTAAAGCACTCACTCTGGAAAGGGACTCGGCCACTAGCGGCTGTGTTGGGCACAGCCTCCAAATCAGAAAGCTACAtagtggggcaggggaggaaaaacAGTTCCTCTACACTCTTAAGGGGGGTCCTTGAGGCCCTGCAAATGAGACTGACAAAACGCAGATTCACTGGAGGAAAAGGCAAAGACATTTTACATGGTTGAAAACTTTTACATGGCATGGTGGCAGCGAAGCATTGTAGACAGAAGAGAACACCCCCAATAAAGCAGGTTGACCTGACAGTTCTTGTACCATTTTAAACAAAGAGCAATACACTGCGATGTGATAAGACAAAGGAAAGTGCGTGTGAGGCTTCCATGGGCAGCATCTGTGGGTAGGCACATATACGGGGAAACTACCAGAAAAGAAGGGTTATTTTAGTAAAGTTTGCTGGTGCAGATTGATCTCGGTGCTGAACTTCCATTGTCTTCACGGCCATAAAACCTCCCCAGAGACACAGGACATGGGCGTGCTCATTTCTTAGAAGTTTCTGCTTTCAGCCAAAAAAGGGAAACTCCAGGAGGCTGCCTCTGACACCTTTTGATTCTCAGTTTGTGTCCAGCTCAGAATGGTCCATATGCCACGTTGGAAACAGGGACAAGATGAGGGAAACGGCCAGTGGCCAATCAAGCCCAGGCCATTGGGGGGTGATTTTACGGGGGGCAACTGTTAGCTTCCTGGATTGGCGGGGAGATAGCGATCTGGCTTCCTGAAGGTCTGACTTGCAGAGAGCAGGTTGGGCCTCTGGGCTCCACACTGCAGACGGGGGGTTGGCACCCTGGGCGGGTGCACGCAAGTTGTGGCTCAGAGTTCCAAGTCTACAGTTGGGGGAAGTGCCTGATGCAAGATAAGGGCTGTTTCACTGACGCGTGTCACATGCATTCCTCTCGGTGCCTTCTTTACACTTATTCGAGTTCAGCTTATTGAAGTTCAGCCCCGTTCCCCGGTGATAAGACTCACTCCCCAAGAGGAGGCGGATTGTGGGGTGCAGGGCACCTTCAAATAGGGAAATCTACGCCCTGATCTTAGGCAGCTAGAGGAGGGCAGACCGCTCGTTGGGCATTTGCTGTTTGTCAGTTGACTTCAGCAGAGCACCCGACACTGTGAGCTGGCACAGTCTGCTCCCCGACAGGGTCAGAGGTGGGGGTGCTTCTCCATCATCTGTTTAGCAGGGTTCTTTGCCAAAACGGGGCTTGGCAGGCCAGGGACAAGACCTGGTGGAGAAGCAGGCTCCCAGAGGGAGGCTGAGTGACGTCTGACCCTGGGGACACCCTCAAGGTCTTCTCGTGGAACCGGCGGCACAGAATGGGGCCCGAGGGGGCCCGAAGTGCAGGtctattatttgttctttttccaggtCAAAGAAAACAACAcctatttctgtgtattttccaacTCCGTGCTGCACAGGGGGGCCACTCTGACGCTGAACGTGACTTCTGCTGGGACTGCATTCCAGGATGTCCTGAACTTTACCAACCCAGGTGACGGGGCCTCAGCCGGTACCCCAGTTTTCCTGCAAGGACCTGCAGGGACCCCGCGGTGCTCGTGCTGGGGGCGGGGGTGCAGCAGTAGAGGATACGGGTTGATGTCTTCCAGGCAAGGAAGGTTCCAGTGCTGTGAACTTCTCCTGCTTTATTTACGACGTCCGCTTCATGAATTGCAGCTGGACTCCGGGCCCGGCTGCCCCTGCCGACGTCCAGTACCACCTCTACGCATGGGCTTCCACGTAAGCAGGCCACCTCTGAGCGGATAAGGCCAGTCTGGGCCATGGGGTTAACTGGTAGAGAAGCCACAGGCCAGCCCCACATTTCAGGGCCGGGGGGGACATCTCTCTGAAGTGCCCAAAAatccagggagaaaaaaacccaccTTCCCATCTCCTGGGAGGAGAAACATCAGCGGGAGCCTGGCTCCTAAATGCAAACCCTTCTCTGGTCCTTAAGAGATGGGAAATGTCCACTTTTATCTGGAGAGCATGGAAGGAATAGCCTGCATCGTCTTAGCTCTGCATTAAGACGCCCTCTCCCCGCGTCCCCAGTCCCTTAGCCGATTGCCCCAGATGTGCATCACGTTCTGGTTTCCTGCTTCTTCCGTGATAAAAAGGGTCTCCTTTTTAACCAATGTTTCGATTTGATACGCTGAACGTTATTTTCATTTAACTTCCAGAGTTAACAACACTGTCAGCCTCTTTAGAGGGTTTTCTGCTTTGAGGAGAGATTTTTGTGTTCGATGATTCACACTCCGGCCCCTCCTTGATCCTTTTTGGAAACTGCAGGAATGAGGACGAGGCCGAATGCCCCCACTACACCACAGACTCCACGGGGACGCGCGTAGGCTGCCATTTCCATAAACTCGGGAAGCCCAAACGCACAGATAATTACTTCTTCTTGGTGAACGGAACCAGCAGAGAGACGGCAGTCCAGTTTTTGGACTTTACTCCGTTTGTAGCTTATAAAATCGGTGAGACAATTTCCTACCTTGCATCAGCCCCCGTGTGAGTCGTCTAGCTTTTATTGCATTTGGGTTTGAACCAGGGCTGGTGGGATGGGATGCCGGCTCCCAGACCAGCCCCATCTGAACAAGACCCAGGAACCAGATTCAGAGACTATCCAGAGAAGAAGGTAGGGGGGTCATGGCTTCCCCTTTCGGTGGGATACGGGAGAGGCACATATTTGTGTCACTCACGAAAGATGTCAGATACAAGCCATTTCCATTATTTATGGTTGTGATGTCCTCTAAATTCCCCACAAACACTGACTtagcaaatactgaatcattcctaggaggaaatacaaaattagcctctggtcacaacattttcatcaactcatcaatacataaccttgtaTTATGTGTGTCTCTATTTAAAAACCCTTTATTTAATATACATTGCCGATGCATTGACATTGAACTCAAGCCTGAACAAAGACCATGTAATATATGTATGTTTCTCCATGAGGCACACACAGGACAGCCTTCTTGGCCACACAACTTTTCCAGAGAACGGACTCACGGAAGTCTTCATTTCTCAAGTTGCTGCTCTTAGTCAGATAAGGGAAGTCCCAGGAAAGAGTCTTTCTGTATCTGTTGTTTCTCAGTTGCCTTCAGTCAAAATAATCTGTATGCGCTTGGATGACTTCAAGATGACCCCAATCAACCTGTTTTGTTGGCGCCCTGTAAATGCTGGGTAACCTAAGTCCCCAGGGTTGTAGAGCGTCCCAGAGGAGGTGAGGGATGAAGAAGGAGGGGGGTCTAACCTACTGGCTTCTCTGCCGGAGGTTTCAGCACTCCTGCAACATGGATGCAAAGGGCGGGTACCTGGTCAGGCGGGTTTTCGTGCAGAATGGAGGGAACATCCTGAGGTGCACACTCAGCTGACCCAAGGTCTTGTTTCCCAGGCCCAGTGGCCTTTTCTCTTTCATGCAGGAAAAAGAGAATGGGACATGTGACTACCAAGACACCTTCAGCTAATTCTCCTGCGAACAACTCCTCTGTGATTTATAACTCGTTGCaccatttgtgtttttttcttagaaaagtatAACCCACCAGAAAACATCACAGTTTATGACAATGAATCACATCACATTATCCAGTGGGACAATCCTGAGATAAGATTTGACATTGCAACTCATATGTTGTATTACAAACTGGACATTCAAAAAAAGGTAAGAACCCCAAACCTTTGGGAAGAGCCACAAACCACATGTGCCCGCCTTTCTCCTGTTTTGGGTAGAATGGTCCCTAATGAGAGTGGAATTCTGCTCCAGAAAGCTGTTCTTTGTTAAGTCCTTTAGCTCCTCTTTGTCATAAAagtctcattatttaaaaatgaagtcatatgATGAGGTCACAAAGATGGCACCTGTGTTTGGAGTCAGATGCGCTACCCTTGTGCCATGAGGTCAGCCAACAAGCTGTGTTTGATTGTAAGAGCTCTTACAGTTAGGTCGTTCATCCATTTTGAGATGATTTTCTTACAGTTAGGTCGTTCATCCATTTTGAGatgattttctttattctatCCTATTGgtctgtgtctatttttatgccaggaCTACCACTGTTTTGATGACTTTAGctctgtagtaagttttgaaatcaggaaatgtggtgcctccagctttgttctcatTTTTCAAGGTTGCTCTGGCAATTCAGCATTCCTAGAAATtcaatacaaattttaggatccGCTTTGCAattctgcaaaaagaaaaaaaaaagccgttGCAATTTTGATAGTGTTTTGAATCTGTCAATCAATTGGGGATATTGCCATATTAACAAGATGGGGTCTTCTGATccaggaacatgggatgtctttccttttatttttttcttttatctctttagcAATGTTCTGTCATTTTCAGTGAACAGTTTTGCACTTCTTTCATGAGAtgtattcctaagcattttattcttgttgatgttGTTGTAATTGaacttgtttttcctttgaaaGAGACTTTGTTCTTTAGAAGAGTTTTaggctcacagcaaaattgagcaaaaAATACAGGGATCTCCCATGTACCTTCTGCCCTCACACACGCAAGGCTCACCTGTTACCAGCATCCCCAGCAGGTGAGACATTTGTCACAGtcgatgaacctacactgacacatcctGGTGTTGGACATTCTATGCGTTTGGACAAACGTATACTGACATGTAGCCACCATGATAGTACCTTACAGAGCATTTCACCACCTTAAAAGTCCTATGTGCTCTatcatccctccctcctccaaaCCCTGGCAACCCCTGATCCCTTTAgtctctccatagttttgccttttctggaatgtcttagagttggaatcatacagcttTTAGCCTTTTCATTACTTTTTGAAACAAAATCTGACAATGGTCTTGAAAAGCTAGCTCATGGGAAATCCACAGATGCCAGCCCAAGTGTTCAACCTGTCCCCATCCTTCCACACCCCTCGTCCCAGTGTATGAAGTGAGATTTTGGAACCTCAGATCTGGACTTGGAAGAGCTGATTCTTGGAAGCTGGGGACTTCCCACCGATCACATCACATTTCCATTTCCCCATAGCCTGGAGCCTCAACCCACATCCCAAACCCAGAGTGAGGGGTGGATGTGAAACTCAAGCTTGTACCCGCATCCCAGTTCTCATCGCAGACCCTCCTGCTTGGCTGTGAATGGCGTATATTAATCAGGCACACCTGACATGTCCTTCTCCCAGGCAACCCCCCTGGGTCCCAGCTGCAGCAGCCAGTCCTCAGCACCCCAGACCCCAGTGCCTTTGCACATGTGtgttcttgtctttcttcttcccgGAGCTGATCGGAAATTGTTCCTACCTTAAATGCTCTTGCCTGAGGGGCTGAATTTCTGTGCTTTCTGCCTCTTACCTGCAGAAGGCAAGTTACCTAAGAGCAGCGCACTGTCATCATACATAGGCCTACAGTGCCTAGCACCCAGTAAATATGTGCTCAATGAATAAATGCTCTGAACATTCATGCATGGCTCACCAGGCAGCCACTATCCCCAGGTCACCGGATATTCCCCACAGGGCCCGTCCCCAGCCCTGGAGTCTGCTGTCCTACAACCCTGTCCTTTCAGTACACTTTTATCCCCTCCACATCTCTCAAGCCCTAGCCTCCACCAGCCTCTCTGCAAGGCCCTTGAAGTCACAATGTGGGGCATTCTCCAAAGCTCTGCCGGTGATCCCACACCAGGTGTGAAACACTCAGTTACAGGGCTCTTTCAAAATGGAGATGAAGCTGTGTCCCTCTGTGCCTTACAACCCTTCCAAGAGGTGTGGTTTGGGTCCTGGGTGATAGTCGGGCCCTGGATGTAGCCTCCTACAATTTGCAGTGTCTGACCCAGCCTGTTGAcagcctcctccccagcacacacacaggtGGCATTACACAGGTAACTGCACACAGATGACCTCACAGAATTGACCTCATACACATTCCCTTTCACTCATTAACACCCTCAGAGCAAATTCACCAGCTGGAAGTAAATGCACAAGAAGAGAActgtgttggggaggaaaaacttTCCCTCTAGTCTCTTCTGTCTTTTCCTGGGGGCATGCAAATTAAATCATCAAAGTccagataaataaatagaagggGACAAAAAGCAAAGTTTACTCACAGGCATTTGGAAGCTCAGAAAAGAGGTGACTCTTAAACAGCTAAAGTTAGGGGCTTATCCACTGAActaggggaaaagaaagaagacagaaaaggcttcttctataagaaaaacaaatgggtTTCTTTGGAAAGACAAAAGAATGGGTTTCTGGGGGAACAAACGGGATATAAGGCAGTTTGTGATAATGTTTCTTGATACAGGTATGAGCGATCCTTTGTTTTCCTCCCAGCATAAAACTCTCCTGGAGATGGAATTTATGAGAGTTACACTCGCCTTCCCTCCGGGAATGAAATCTCCCTGAAGAGGGAATTTATAACATTCCTCATTCCCAAGTGTCACGCCAGGTGAAGGGCGTTGCCAGCTGTGGGCAAGCTCACTATGAATTCTGAGACTGAGTAACAACAGTGGAATGCTGGTCGTAAAAAAAGGGgctcctacccagctttactctGATGGCGTTCACCCAGAGGCACGTCCGTCTAGCCTGTGGCCCTGGCCCCATCTCTGCCCCGGGCACCGACCCCCACTCCTAGCTCCGTCCCCATTCCCTCCCGCTGTCTTCTCTAAACTCCCTTCTCTCTTCCCAGCACAGGGCTCCGCTGCCTCCCTCTTCTCTTAGCACCAGGTAGACCTCTTCTTAAAGCAATATTGGCCATGAATAGCTTGTTGCCAATAGGTATGCAAGTAGGCACCTGTGCAGTAGGCAAAGCATTACTTCATCCCACTTATACAATGGGCGaaattaggatcaggtgagaacCTGcccatggaatttccattttccctacacagaGTTTTCTGCTTTTAACCAGATAAAGGGAGCTCTGAGAAGgcttctttctgcttctgtagaATCTCAACTACCTTCAGCTTAAAATAAGCCTCATACCAACTCTAGGGTTCAAGGCAGGTTCCCATATTTGAATACAGTGCTGAAGACACAGCCGTTGACCATTTTTCCCTTGCTTTCATTTTTACAGGGCAGCAACTCTAAAATAGATCCTGTAAGTACCCCCTTTCTATAAAAC includes these proteins:
- the LOC108389768 gene encoding granulocyte-macrophage colony-stimulating factor receptor subunit alpha-like isoform X2 — encoded protein: MAAVLHFTTFLVLLSSACCRDPQLVQEDTSPIINMKLDSRTRMLTWNYVRNVTEQECRLDTPQGSPTMQSPRVKENNTYFCVFSNSVLHRGATLTLNVTSAGTAFQDVLNFTNPGKEGSSAVNFSCFIYDVRFMNCSWTPGPAAPADVQYHLYAWASTNEDEAECPHYTTDSTGTRVGCHFHKLGKPKRTDNYFFLVNGTSRETAVQFLDFTPFVAYKIEKYNPPENITVYDNESHHIIQWDNPEIRFDIATHMLYYKLDIQKKIFQRGEDKNVYLLPSSAMRAESTFRARVRYVHNKLWSEWSSPLHFGHAELRSSRTTAALAGLVAGVVLTVTVLMFLCKRFSLKQRLLPPIPQVRREVTGSLPPHLEVSWDGDSPPPGSHKPEDILLVEETQ
- the LOC108389768 gene encoding granulocyte-macrophage colony-stimulating factor receptor subunit alpha-like isoform X1, which gives rise to MAAVLHFTTFLVLLSSACCRDPQLVQEDTSPIINMKLDSRTRMLTWNYVRNVTEQECRLDTPQGSPTMQSPRVKENNTYFCVFSNSVLHRGATLTLNVTSAGTAFQDVLNFTNPGKEGSSAVNFSCFIYDVRFMNCSWTPGPAAPADVQYHLYAWASTNEDEAECPHYTTDSTGTRVGCHFHKLGKPKRTDNYFFLVNGTSRETAVQFLDFTPFVAYKIEKYNPPENITVYDNESHHIIQWDNPEIRFDIATHMLYYKLDIQKKGSNSKIDPIFQRGEDKNVYLLPSSAMRAESTFRARVRYVHNKLWSEWSSPLHFGHAELRSSRTTAALAGLVAGVVLTVTVLMFLCKRFSLKQRLLPPIPQVRREVTGSLPPHLEVSWDGDSPPPGSHKPEDILLVEETQ
- the LOC108389768 gene encoding granulocyte-macrophage colony-stimulating factor receptor subunit alpha-like isoform X3; the protein is MAAVLHFTTFLVLLSSACCRDPQLGSPGGHVSYYQHEARFQDKDVDVELREKRDRAGMQTRHPAGLPHHAKSTGQRKQHLFLCIFQLRAAQGGHSDAERDFCWDCIPGCPELYQPSWTPGPAAPADVQYHLYAWASTNEDEAECPHYTTDSTGTRVGCHFHKLGKPKRTDNYFFLVNGTSRETAVQFLDFTPFVAYKIEKYNPPENITVYDNESHHIIQWDNPEIRFDIATHMLYYKLDIQKKGSNSKIDPIFQRGEDKNVYLLPSSAMRAESTFRARVRYVHNKLWSEWSSPLHFGHAELRSSRTTAALAGLVAGVVLTVTVLMFLCKRFSLKQRLLPPIPQVRREVTGSLPPHLEVSWDGDSPPPGSHKPEDILLVEETQ
- the LOC108389768 gene encoding granulocyte-macrophage colony-stimulating factor receptor subunit alpha-like isoform X5, with amino-acid sequence MLQRPPAGPGGHVSYYQHEARFQDKDVDVELREKRDRAGMQTRHPAGLPHHAKSTGQRKQHLFLCIFQLRAAQGGHSDAERDFCWDCIPGCPELYQPSWTPGPAAPADVQYHLYAWASTNEDEAECPHYTTDSTGTRVGCHFHKLGKPKRTDNYFFLVNGTSRETAVQFLDFTPFVAYKIEKYNPPENITVYDNESHHIIQWDNPEIRFDIATHMLYYKLDIQKKGSNSKIDPIFQRGEDKNVYLLPSSAMRAESTFRARVRYVHNKLWSEWSSPLHFGHAELRSSRTTAALAGLVAGVVLTVTVLMFLCKRFSLKQRLLPPIPQVRREVTGSLPPHLEVSWDGDSPPPGSHKPEDILLVEETQ
- the LOC108389768 gene encoding granulocyte-macrophage colony-stimulating factor receptor subunit alpha-like isoform X4 → MKLDSRTRMLTWNYVRNVTEQECRLDTPQGSPTMQSPRVKENNTYFCVFSNSVLHRGATLTLNVTSAGTAFQDVLNFTNPGKEGSSAVNFSCFIYDVRFMNCSWTPGPAAPADVQYHLYAWASTNEDEAECPHYTTDSTGTRVGCHFHKLGKPKRTDNYFFLVNGTSRETAVQFLDFTPFVAYKIEKYNPPENITVYDNESHHIIQWDNPEIRFDIATHMLYYKLDIQKKGSNSKIDPIFQRGEDKNVYLLPSSAMRAESTFRARVRYVHNKLWSEWSSPLHFGHAELRSSRTTAALAGLVAGVVLTVTVLMFLCKRFSLKQRLLPPIPQVRREVTGSLPPHLEVSWDGDSPPPGSHKPEDILLVEETQ